Proteins from one Mercurialis annua linkage group LG7, ddMerAnnu1.2, whole genome shotgun sequence genomic window:
- the LOC126657269 gene encoding uncharacterized protein LOC126657269, translated as MDIDEDADRLGIFKPKGKPLRGSGRRYLEDDEIIAARTYVLLNCSEIEDYRRVFVAGLRERNSDISETEIERVLESDFASWFEQYVKDPTVCTNPFILSLAKGPCRKVTTYKGYYVNGFKFLTQEYGQDQLTMNSGVCVRGTEYVEGENDFYGVLTDIIELEYPALPMKQTVIFKCEWFDPMDTGTDTTNRYNLLDVNHRRRYNKYEPFILAEHADQVHYLPYPSRKRDKVNWWAVCKIKARSELDMPDAIIPAFQDDIEENPLIVETDDNPTNLADLNEVADEDAFCMRGQGGSGDPTRGRGRRGYPARGRGRGNPAVRAPVEDIPVQDQQQEVEAAPPVQPRQLGEPPAELDDQGRALCFPDASMERLLNSGPISRSMREIFRKCWFENGRAWRFLTPEQRDFYWEEFKKEYWWDTTDYSDDVIKGVFMTHAANRYKDVIHRMREKDGKHTSISQDIWDSWQAVWASEDEKKKSDVARANRMSEPAGAGSGPVRHTGGSRSAIRHMDVLADELGRKPTATELYTRMHSTKADKGVMVDKRAQDMSDAIAQRLAAASQPPTGEGGSSSTAEVNETQLFLDIEGVNKKRRVYGLGSATSAYVDTTTSSRARTRSTQSQRTEEEIERRVQAGIQDGLRQITTEVEDGRYYSGRDGEDDTDSSSAVSPTPKSFRR; from the exons ATGGATATCGATGAAGATGCCGACAGACTGGGAATCTTTAAACCTAAGGGAAAGCCGTTGCGTGGTAGCGGCAGGAGATATCTTGAAGACGATGAGATCATCGCTGCTCGGACCTATGTTCTTCTGAATTGTTCCGAAATCGAAGATTATCGAAG GGTTTTTGTGGCCGGATTGCGCGAAAGGAACAGTGACATAAGTGAAACAGAAATTGAAAGAGTGCTTGAAAGTGATTTCGCCTCTTGGTTCGAACAATAT GTGAAAGATCCAACTGTCTGTACTAATCCGTTTATTCTTAGTCTCGCAAAGGGACCGTGTAGAAAGGTCACCACATATAAGGGATACTATGTAAATGGCTTCAAATTTCTGACTCAGGAATATGGGCAGGATCAACTTACAATGAATAGCGGTGTGTGCGTAAGGGGAACAGAATATGTTGAGggtgaaaatgacttttatggagtgctaacggacataattgagttagagtatccagctctaCCAATGAAGCAGACCGTCATTTTCAAATGCGAATGGTTCGACCCTATGGATACAGGCACTGACACTACCAATCGATACAACTTGCTAGATGTTAATCACAGACGCAGGTACAATAAATACGAACCGTTCATTTTGGCAGAACATGCTGACCAAGTTCACTACCTTCCATATCCAAGTAGAAAACGGGACAAAgtaaattggtgggcagtttgcaaAATTAAGGCACGATCagaacttgacatgcccgaTGCAATTATCCCGGCCTTTCAAGATGACATTGAAGAAAATCCCCTTATAGTTGAAACGGACGACAATCCCACAAATTTAGCTGACCTGAATGAGGTGGCGGACGAAGATGC ttttt GTATGAGAGGGCAGGGTGGTTCAGGTGATCCGACTAGAGGTCGGGGACGTCGGGGTTACCCAGCTAGAGGTCGTGGTCGGGGTAACCCAGCTGTGCGTGCCCCTGTTGAGGATATCCCTGTTCAGGATCAGCAGCAGGAGGTGGAGGCGGCACCCCCCGTTCAGCCCCGACAGCTAGGAGAGCCCCCTGCAGAGCTGGATGATCAGGGGAGGGCACTGTGTTTCCCAGACGCCAGCAT GGAGAGGCTGTTGAACTCAGGACCAATCTCCCGATCTATGCGGGAGATCTTTAGAAAGTGCTGGTTCGAGAATGGGCGAGCCTGGCGGTTTCTGACTCCAGAGCAGAGAGATTTCTATTGGGAGGAATTTAAg AAGGAATACTGGTGGGATACGACGGATTACAGCGACGACGTCATCAAAGGTGTATTCATGACGCATGCTGCCAACCGATACAAGGACGTTATTCACAGGATGAGAGAGAAGGACGGAAAACATACCTCGATCAGCCAAGATATCTGGGATTCCTGGCAGGCCGTCTGGGCGTCAGAGGACGAGAAGAAGAAGTCCGATGTAGCTCGCGCtaatcggatgagcgagcctGCTGGAGCCGGTTCCGGACCAGTGCGCCATACAGGGGGATCCCGTTCCGCCATCAGACATATGGATGTGTTG gCTGACGAGCTCGGCCGCAAGCCTACCGCAACGGAGCTGTATACTCGGATGCACTCCACGAAAGCTGATAAGGGTGTCATGGTAGACAAGAGGGCCCAAGACATGAGT GATGCAATTGCTCAGAGACTTGCTGCTGCATCGCAGCCGCCGACCGGAGAGGGTGGTTCGTCTAGCACAGCGGAAGTCAACGAGACGCAGCTATTTCTGGAtatcgagggcgtcaacaagaagcgGCGTGTCTACGGGTTGGGTTCAGCGACTAGTGCGTACGTGGATACGACGACGTCTAGTAGGGCGAGGACCAGGTCCACACAGTCACAGCGAACTGAGGAGGAGATCGAGCGGCGTGTGCAGGCAGGGATCCAAGATGGACTGCGCCAGATTACCACTGAGGTGGAGGATGGCCGATATTATTCGGGCCGAGATGGCGAAGATGATACAGACTCTTCCTCCGCAGTATCGCCCACCCCCAAGTCCTtcagacgatga
- the LOC126657268 gene encoding uncharacterized protein LOC126657268 has translation METDRSWMYRSHTNGLLTTGYKEHVKEFVRFALRHPACMSGVQIKCPCPKRGCRNTSYRDVDEVEFHLLKNGFVKCYQLPEQDVEFDYEDEGPGEFSSAQRMILDAAGPEITFPEDELPNAEAQKFYDMMRTAEEDIWPGNSRHSPFSASAKVMEIKCRHKGSVSLVDDVCGLIQELLPEDNKMPTNFAKIKKLVKGLGLPVEVIDCCFYNCMIYWGEDADLTHCKVCNYARWKPVTHGKSTKRKANVPYSKMFYFPITPRLQRLYASKATARHMTWHADHEMDGDKMCHPSDSPAWKRFSELHSEFADEGRNIRLGLCSDGFQPFANFGQQYSSWPVILTPYNLPPGMCMKDEFMFLTVLVPGPRNLKHLMDIFLQPLIAELNQLWECGVQAYDVHKRQNFQLKAALMWTINDFPAYSMLSGWSTAGRKACPYCMENTDAFTLDKSGKQSWFDCHRKFLPPNHQFCRNVTDFRKGKREVGKRFAGVRTGDELLAEIDRLGFKKAFEPGAKVTNALLSKDHGWNKKKYLLGFALLENEWLAKDPATGRFPKAMYALDRDSKRVLLEWIQKIKFPDGYASNLSRCVDLKGLKMHGMKSHDCHVFMQRLLPIALRELLPKNVWEPLTELRRSKPYGN, from the exons ATGGAGACagaccgcagttggatgtacaGGAGCCACACAAACGGGCTGCTAACCACAGGGTATAAGGAGCATGTGAAGGAGTTTGTCCGGTTTGCATTACGGCATCCGGCTTGTATGAGTGGGGTACAGATAAAATGCCCCTGCCCTAAGAGAGGTTGTCGAAATACAAGCTATCGGGATGTCGATGAGGTGGAATTCCATCTATTGAAGAATGGGTTCGTGAAATGTTACCAA TTACCAGAGCAGGATGTTGAGTTCGACTATGAAGATGAGGGGCCAGGTGAGTTCAGTTCCGCTCAAAGAATGATTCTTGATGCGGCCGGTCCAGAAATAACGTTTCCTGAAGATGAGCTCCCGAATGCTGAAGCTCaaaaattttatgatatgatgcgtacGGCTGAAGAAGACATATGGCCTGGGAATAGCAGACACTCTCCATTTTCTGCATCTGCTAAAGTGATGGAGATCAAGTGTCGACATAAGGGTTCAGTATCTTTAGTTGACGACGTATGCGGATTGATACAGGAGCTGCTCCCGgaggacaacaagatgccaacgaattttgctaaaattaagaAGCTGGTCAAAGGTTTGGGGTTGCCGGTTGAGGTTATTGACTGTTGTTTTTATAACTGTATGATTTATTGGGGGGAGGACGCGGATCTAACGCACTGCAAAGTGTGCAATTATGCGCGGTGGAAACCTGTGACCCACGGAAAATCCACAAAAAGAAAGGCTAACGTGCCATATAGTAAAATGTTCTATTTTCCAATAACTCCGAGGCtacagaggttgtacgcttcgaAAGCCACTGCTCggcatatgacgtggcacgcagaCCACGAGATGGATGGTGATAAGATGTGCCACCCTTCCGACTCTCCGGCTTGGAAACGTTTTAGTGAACTTCATTCTGAGTTTGCCGATGAAGGGAGAAATATCAGATTAGGCTTATGCTCCGATGGGTTTCAGCCATTTGCCAATTTTGGGCAGCAGTATTCCTCGTGGCCGGTCATTTTGACGCCGTACAATCTTCCCccaggcatgtgcatgaaggatgagtttatgtttttaacggTTTTGGTACCGGGGCCTAGAAATCTGAAACACCTAATGGATATCTTCCTACAGCCACTGATTGCAGAGTTGAACCAACTGTGGGAATGTGGAGTCCAGGCATATGACGTTCATAAGCGTCAGAATTTTCAACTAAAAGCGGCTCTTATgtggacaataaatgacttCCCCGCTTATTCTATGTTGTCTGGTTGGAGCACTGCTGGTAGAAAAGCATGCCCGTACTGCATGGAAAACACCGATGCATTCACACTGGATAAAAGCGGtaaacaatcgtggtttgattgccatcGCAAGTTTTTGCCTCCGAATCACCAATTCTGTCGAAATGTTACTGATTTCCGTAAGGGGAAACGAGAGGTCGGCAAAAGGTTTGCAGGGGTGAGAACTGGAGATGAACTGTTAGCAGAGATTGATCGACTGGGGTTTAAGAAGGCATTTGAGCCTGGTGCGAAAGTTACTAATGCATTACTGTCAAAAGATCATGGgtggaataaaaaaaagtatcttTTGGGATTTGCCTTATTGGAGAACGAAT GGTTAGCTAAAGATCCGGCAACTGGGAGATTTCCAAAGGCAATGTATGCTTTGGATAGGGATTCAAAACGAGTTTTGCTTGAGTGGATTCAGAAAATAAAGTTTCCAGACGGGTACGCGTCAAACTTGTCTAGATGTGTTGATCTAAAGGGgctgaaaatgcatggaatgaaaagtcatgactgcCATGTTTTTATGCAACGACTTCTGCCAATCGCTCTTCGGGAGCTACTTCCGAAAAACGTGTGGGAGCCTCTAACAGAGTTAA GAAGATCTAAACCGTATGGAAACTGA
- the LOC126657270 gene encoding protein Ycf2-like, with protein sequence MSRLFTKGEKEMNNHLLLEEIEEFLGNPTRSIRSFFSDRSLELHLGSNPTERCTRDQKLLKKEKDVSFIPSRRSENKELVNIFKIITYLQNTVSIHPISPDPGCDMVLKDELDMDSSNKISFLNKNLFFDLF encoded by the coding sequence ATGTCCCGGCTATTCACGAAAGGTGAGAAGGAGATGAATAATCATCTGCTTCTGGAAGAAATCGAAGAATTTCTTGGGAATCCTACAAGATCCATTCGTTCTTTTTTCTCTGACAGATCGTTAGAACTTCATCTGGGTTCCAATCCTACGGAGAGGTGCACAAGAGATCAGAAATTGTTGAAGAAAGAGAAAGATGTTTCTTTTATCCCTTCCAGGCGATCGGAAAATAAAGAATTAGTTAATATATTCAAGATAATAACGTATTTACAAAATACCGTCTCAATTCATCCTATTTCACCAGATCCGGGATGTGATATGGTTTTGAAGGATGAACTGGATATGGACAGTTCCAATAAGATTTCTTTCTTGaacaaaaatctattttttgatttattttag